In one window of Episyrphus balteatus chromosome 3, idEpiBalt1.1, whole genome shotgun sequence DNA:
- the LOC129915223 gene encoding uncharacterized protein LOC129915223 — MRNNNQTKRIKYEDEKFGTDKASNKRCSKENVECKVFSKKFRSINDENYVHVVHNLEIKTDFIPTAMVRIEADGFIYGPYRAMLDTGAHINLMVDRLRRDLKVQTKQASGKLVGINGSPFTITRQAMVKILPWYSTDSFKSHESESFWFLPEESQWNPILPTRTTEAVEVGNIDPHKYADPEYYKSRQIEILLGVDFFAKSIKSVFKKNEDGTVLLETTLGLVVLGSNLFRYNDQVNVCSTVEYSESDQLDNLLKRLWEMDEIKSCSQRTEEEELVEQHFQQNHYRDKDGVFVVKMPLKEEFKDIGSSRETALRRFTYLERRLEKNEQMKNAYVQKMRESIQLGHVQVANRSPRASNIVYYIPHHCIEKKFRIVYDASCRTNKGISLNEIQMLGEKLQRDLHEIIMRFRRHRIAICADIKKMFNQVRLNKEQWDLQRIFWRENRYEQLKEYWLTVVTFGLTSSAHLAVRSVLQAAKEAQHNYPEAANAIKNDFYIDDCATGETDDKKAIQLAKEMYEILKGAGFELCQWKSNSKRFMEELHAGTVDPTMVFSGEEKSSILGLKWLIVSDQFTYEVKTPRLVGTLTKRKVVSCVAQLYDPNGYISPVTVIGKIIIQDIWRLGTGWDERVSSGIEERWKEYWNGIMGLENFRIDRWLGTTGASGIQLHGFSDASSAAYGAVIYVRTENTNGTGKGRLLISKTRLAPLRTITIPRLELAAAELLSRLLVEVRNSMEWIDTPCFLWSDSSVVLHWIRKLPCDLKTYVANRVSSIQSNTQAKCWHYVNTKENPADLLSRGVQTSALADNKLWLEGPKWLQQPRTD, encoded by the coding sequence ATGAGAAAcaacaatcaaacaaaaagaataaaatatgaaGATGAAAAGTTCGGTACAGATAAAGCATCAAATAAAAGATGCAGCAAAGAAAATGTAGAATGTAAggtattttcaaagaaatttcgCTCAATAAATGATGAAAATTATGTGCATGTTGTTCACAATTTAGAAATTAAGACAGATTTTATTCCCACAGCAATGGTAAGAATCGAAGCCGATGGATTTATTTATGGTCCATATAGGGCAATGTTAGACACAGGGGCTCACATCAACCTGATGGTTGACAGGTTGAGAAGAGATTTAAAGGTACAAACGAAACAGGCGTCAGGAAAGCTAGTAGGTATTAACGGTAGTCCATTTACAATAACACGACAAGCCATGGTCAAGATATTACCGTGGTACAGTACAGACTCTTTCAAAAGCCACGAAAGCGAATCATTTTGGTTTCTTCCAGAAGAAAGTCAATGGAATCCCATTCTACCTACACGTACGACAGAGGCTGTTGAAGTAGGCAACATAGACCCACATAAATATGCAGATCCAGAATATTATAAGTCAAGGCAAATAGAGATTTTGTTGGGAGTAGATTTTTTCGCAAAATCCATAAAATcagtatttaagaaaaatgaagatgGTACAGTTTTATTAGAGACGACGCTAGGTTTAGTAGTACTAGGCTCAAATCTGTTCAGGTACAATGATCAAGTAAATGTTTGTTCAACTGTAGAATATTCAGAAAGCGACCAGTTAGATAATCTTCTAAAGAGACTCTGGGAAATGGATGAAATCAAGTCATGTTCTCAGAgaacagaagaagaagaattggTAGAACAACACTTCCAACAAAACCACTATCGTGACAAAGATGGTGTATTTGTGGTAAAGATGCCACTCAAAGAAGAGTTTAAAGATATAGGCAGCTCACGAGAGACAGCTTTGCGTAGGTTCACATATCTAGAAAGAAGATTAGAGAAAAATGAGCAGATGAAAAATGCTTACGTCCAGAAAATGAGAGAAAGTATCCAACTAGGTCATGTACAGGTAGCTAATAGAAGCCCTAGAGCTAGCAATATAGTCTATTATATACCACATCATTGTATAGAAAAGAAATTCCGTATAGTATATGATGCAAGCTGTCGCACGAATAAAGGTATATCATTGAATGAAATACAAATGTTAGGTGAGAAACTGCAAAGGGACTTGCATGAGATAATCATGCGCTTCAGAAGACATCGTATAGCAATTTGCGCTGACATTAAGAAGATGTTCAATCAAGTCAGGCTTAACAAAGAACAATGGGATCTACAACGCATATTTTGGAGAGAAAACAGGTATGAACAACTCAAAGAATACTGGTTAACAGTCGTCACATTTGGTCTGACTTCGTCAGCACACCTGGCAGTGCGTTCAGTACTACAAGCAGCCAAAGAAGCTCAACACAACTACCCAGAAGCAGCCAACGCAATTAAGAATGACTTTTATATAGACGATTGTGCCACTGGTGAAACCGACGATAAGAAAGCCATTCAGTTAGCAAAGGAGATGTATGAAATATTAAAGGGAGCTGGTTTCGAATTATGTCAGTGGAAATCAAACTCCAAGAGATTCATGGAAGAACTTCACGCTGGCACAGTTGACCCCACCATGGTGTTTTCGGGGGAAGAGAAATCATCCATTTTAGGCCTTAAATGGCTAATTGTTTCAGATCAATTCACTTATGAGGTGAAAACACCACGTCTAGTAGGGACTCTCACCAAAAGAAAAGTAGTAAGCTGCGTAGCACAGCTCTATGACCCAAACGGCTATATTTCCCCAGTCACAGTAATAGGGAAAATAATCATTCAAGACATTTGGAGATTAGGTACAGGGTGGGACGAAAGAGTCTCGTCAGGTATAGAAGAAAGATGGAAAGAGTACTGGAATGGGATAATGGGCCTAGAGAATTTTCGTATAGACAGATGGTTAGGCACCACTGGTGCATCAGGTATACAACTTCATGGTTTTTCAGATGCCTCAAGTGCAGCCTACGGTGCAGTTATTTACGTTCGTACAGAAAACACAAATGGCACAGGTAAAGGGAGGTTACTCATATCAAAGACGCGTTTAGCCCCATTAAGGACCATCACGATTCCCAGGTTAGAGCTAGCAGCTGCAGAGTTGCTATCAAGGTTGTTAGTAGAAGTAAGAAATTCCATGGAATGGATAGATACGCCATGCTTTCTATGGTCAGACTCGTCAGTTGTACTGCACTGGATAAGGAAGCTTCCATGCGACCTAAAAACTTATGTTGCCAATCGTGTCTCGTCCATACAGTCGAACACACAGGCTAAATGCTGGCACTATGTCAATACAAAAGAAAACCCAGCTGATTTACTGAGTAGAGGTGTACAGACGTCTGCGTTAGCAGACAATAAACTATGGTTGGAAGGGCCCAAGTGGCTCCAACAACCACGTACAGATTAG
- the LOC129913972 gene encoding uncharacterized protein LOC129913972 translates to MATNRARSSANAIKSAKLFVQTEEFQSLTLYQAKLRLATLEGDWAKYQNLADDSLDVVSKKDLPKILGEIEAVRNDYFTAGAALQQKVQESIPSSSVQGSTLSEGDNRQIQVEVNMPFQQHDLNNTWGSFDGAYTKWIGFHDRFKAAIHDNPKVSPAFKFQYLKNSLVGRAARALGEWQLSEENYNEAWDRLNQVYNKRYLIGREHLRQIISLPEIRGRPSANTLQRMADATHEALRQLKALDLPVEHWDFFIVHLLCEKFDQETARQWELQRESEQPKLSTLLAFIDKQAAALCSVTVEQQARNASTSYKEERQRTAKVQDTKPAVSGRPQPLRKACEVCGSWHPIWECPEFASLSFRGKGDFIERRALCPNCLKHGHKENNCFMRGCARCPGAPKHNIFLCPMKEVLKPMLPLIRNEEEKAGTRGAMRKRGVYKAKNE, encoded by the coding sequence ATGGCGACGAACAGGGCACGCTCTTCGGCGAATGCCATCAAAAGCGCCAAGCTTTTTGTACAGACGGAGGAATTCCAGTCGCTGACGCTATACCAAGCAAAGCTAAGACTGGCAACCTTGGAGGGTGACTGGGCAAAGTACCAGAATCTGGCCGACGACTCTTTGGACGTAGTCAGCAAGAAAGATCTACCCAAGATTTTGGGCGAAATCGAGGCAGTTCGCAACGACTACTTCACTGCCGGGGCTGCCCTCCAACAAAAAGTACAGGAGTCGATACCATCATCGTCAGTACAGGGGTCAACGTTGTCGGAAGGCGACAACAGACAAATCCAAGTAGAAGTCAATATGCCTTTCCAACAGCACGACTTAAACAACACGTGGGGGAGCTTCGATGGGGCTTACACCAAGTGGATAGGTTTCCACGACAGGTTCAAGGCCGCCATCCACGACAATCCGAAAGTATCTCCAGCATTCAAGTTCCAGTATCTAAAGAACTCACTTGTTGGTCGTGCTGCCCGAGCACTTGGCGAGTGGCAATTGTCTGAGGAAAATTATAACGAAGCCTGGGACCGCCTAAATCAGGTGTACAACAAGAGGTACCTCATAGGCCGCGAGCATCTAAGGCAAATCATCTCGCTTCCCGAAATCAGAGGCCGTCCAAGTGCCAATACGCTCCAAAGAATGGCTGACGCGACACACGAAGCTTTGAGGCAACTAAAAGCACTTGACTTGCCAGTTGAACACTGGGACTTCTTTATAGTCCATTTGCTATGCGAAAAGTTTGACCAGGAGACAGCCAGGCAATGGGAGCTGCAGCGGGAATCAGAGCAGCCAAAATTGTCAACACTATTAGCGTTCATAGATAAACAGGCAGCTGCACTGTGCAGTGTGACAGTGGAACAGCAAGCACGAAATGCCAGCACAAGTTATAAAGAAGAAAGGCAAAGGACAGCTAAAGTACAAGACACAAAACCCGCTGTAAGCGGCAGACCCCAGCCACTAAGGAAAGCCTGCGAGGTGTGTGGCTCCTGGCACCCGATCTGGGAGTGCCCAGAATTCGCATCATTATCATTCAGAGGCAAAGGAGACTTCATAGAAAGGCGAGCGCTGTGCCCGAATTGCCTAAAACATGGGCATAAGGAAAATAATTGTTTCATGCGAGGCTGCGCAAGATGTCCAGGGGCACCCAAGCATAACATATTTTTATGCCCAATGAAAGAAGTCCTAAAACCAATGCTTCCATTGATACGCAATGAAGAGGAGAAAGCAGGAACCAGAGGTGCAATGCGCAAAAGGGGGGTCTACAAGGCGAAGAACGAATGA
- the LOC129915222 gene encoding uncharacterized protein LOC129915222 — MAYLLRKSQEERYGKEITWLKKRKGLPEGSDLGPLNPLLDAQNILRVGGRLDRSSNSYEMNHPAIVPNGSRLAWLIVNHAHHNTKHGAVQVMMQFVREKYWIPKLRSELRGYLHKCVVCARYSCKLGQQLMSELPADRVQIGKPFVHCGVDYAGPFEIKMLDKKGEQITRSKCWVAIFVCLKTRAVHIDLVTDLTSLSFIACYERFIARRGRCERMYSDNGTTFVGTNNELKRAIDKWTGDATISHLNSKHTEWHFMTPAAPHQGGIYEAAVKSMKYHLKRVVGLKKLSYEQMSTLLTQIEAILNSRPIHPLSDDPSDVQALTPAHFLVGEPTILPIPFDVSDQPGTAGVRLWKERQMMLKHFWNRWSTEYLVTLQQRKKWRREREKLRIGQLVTIASENFPPAHWALGRIHELITSKDGLVRSVVVQTETGKLSRPVQKICVIPIESEKLLSNDINML; from the coding sequence ATGGCATATCTCTTGCGCAAGTCACAGGAAGAACGCTATGGTAAGGAGATAACATGGCTGAAGAAGAGGAAAGGTCTCCCAGAAGGAAGTGATCTGGGACCGCTCAATCCACTTCTAGATGCACAGAACATACTTAGAGTAGGTGGTAGATTAGACAGAAGCAGCAACTCATACGAGATGAATCATCCTGCAATCGTTCCCAATGGATCAAGGCTAGCATGGTTAATTGTAAATCACGCACACCACAACACAAAACATGGTGCAGTACAGGTTATGATGCAATTTGTAAGAGAGAAATACTGGATCCCGAAACTAAGGAGTGAACTAAGGGGCTATTTGCACAAATGTGTCGTATGTGCAAGGTACAGTTGCAAACTGGGGCAACAGTTGATGTCCGAGCTACCAGCAGATAGAGTACAAATAGGCAAGCCGTTCGTCCATTGTGGTGTAGACTACGCAGGACCCTTTGAGATCAAGATGTTAGACAAAAAGGGCGAACAGATAACACGAAGCAAGTGCTGGGTGGCAATTTTTGTATGTCTCAAAACAAGAGCTGTGCATATAGATCTCGTCACAGATCTAACCTCGCTATCATTTATAGCATGCTATGAACGTTTTATAGCCAGAAGAGGCAGATGTGAAAGGATGTATAGTGACAACGGCACAACCTTTGTAGGTACCAACAACGAACTAAAAAGAGCTATAGATAAATGGACAGGAGATGCAACAATATCGCATCTAAACAGCAAACACACTGAATGGCATTTCATGACGCCAGCCGCTCCTCATCAAGGCGGTATTTACGAAGCAGCCGTAAAGTCCATGAAGTATCATCTAAAGAGAGTCGTTGGGCTAAAGAAACTGTCCTATGAGCAAATGTCGACTCTATTGACGCAAATCGAAGCCATACTCAACTCGAGGCCAATCCATCCACTGAGCGATGACCCTTCAGATGTACAGGCTCTTACACCTGCCCACTTTCTCGTAGGTGAGCCAACCATATTACCGATTCCATTTGATGTCAGCGACCAGCCAGGTACCGCAGGAGTTAGACTCTGGAAGGAGCGCCAGATGATGCTCAAGCATTTCTGGAATAGATGGAGCACCGAATATCTCGTCACTCTCCAACAGCGTAAGAAATGGCGTAGAGAAAGAGAGAAGCTCCGCATTGGGCAACTGGTGACCATAGCTAGCGAAAACTTTCCACCAGCGCACTGGGCGTTAGGCAGAATCCATGAGCTCATAACTAGCAAGGACGGATTGGTAAGATCTGTAGTTGTGCAGACGGAAACAGGTAAGCTTAGCCGACCAGTACAAAAAATTTGTGTAATTCCAATAGAAtcagaaaaacttttaagtaatGATATAAACATGTTGTAA